Within Equus przewalskii isolate Varuska chromosome 9, EquPr2, whole genome shotgun sequence, the genomic segment gcgcagaggaaggaagggggcacGCGCAGCAGGCCAGGCTTTCAGGTGGCACCGGAATCTCCTAGTCCTGGCTTGCGCGGCTCGGGCAGTCTGGAGATCCGGAGACCCTGAGACCCGAAACCACTCCCGGGGTCCCAGCCAGGGGCCAGTCCAGGGCGGTCCCGCGCGGCGCGCCTCACGCGCAGTTGCCCATGGCCTTGACCAGGGAGCTCTCGGGCAGCTGGCGGAAGATGCCCCGCAGCGTGTCCAGTTCGCGGCTCAGTTGTTCCACCCGCTTACGCAGGCGGTCATTGTCACTGGTCAGCTCCAGCACCTTCTGCTGCGTCTCCACGTTGCGCTGCTTGGCCTTGTCCCGGCTCTTGCGCACCGCGATGTTGTTGCGCTCGCGCCGTACCCGGTACTCGTTGCTGTTCTTGTCCACCGACTTCTTGGCTTTGCCTgcgctgccgctgccgccgccgccgccgccgcccgcgcggAGGTCGGGGTGCGCGGCGCTCAGCCCCTTGAGCGCACCACCGGGGCCTGGCAGGCCAGCGGCGCCGAGCGCGGGCGCGGGGTGCGGGCTGGGCACGGGCGTGGGCGGCGGCGTGGGGTGGCCGGGCTGCAGGTGCATGGTGGTCTGGCCGCAGTGCGCGATCTGGAACTGCAGGTGCGGGGCGGCCAGGTGCGCGGGCGGCGGGTGCGGgtgcgggggcggcggcggcggcggctggtAGGGGAAGAGGCCGGCCAGCGCCAGCTGCTTCGCCTCGTCCTCCTCGCGCGGCTCCTGCTTGATCACCAGCGGCCGCAGCGCCGGCGCCCCGACGCGCTCGTACAGGGGCTCCAGCCTGCCGTCCAGGTAGCCGGCCGCCGTGCAGCCGTAGCCGGGGGGAGGGCCGTGCGCCCCCCCGGGCATGACGGCGCCGCCGGGGCCCCCGGGGGCGCCCGGGTAGTCAAAGTCGCCGCCTCCTCCCGCAGGGGCCGCGGCCGCCTTGGCCTTCTCCTGCTGCCGGCTGTGCTGGAACAGGTCGGCCAGGAACTCGTCGTTGAAGGCGGCCGGGTCGATGTAGGCGCTGATGTCGATGGACGTCTCGTGTTCGCAGATGCCGCCCAGGGGCTCCGGGGCGGCAGGTGGGGCGGGGGGCTGCGCGGGGCCCGCGCCCCGGGGAAAGCCGAAGGCGGCGCTGCTGGGCGCGTGCTGGGGACTCTGGAGGTGGCTGCTCATCGGGGTCCGCGGCTCCACCTCGTAGAAGTCGGCCGACTCCATGGGGGAGCTACAGTCCTCCCGTCATGGCGAGCCTCGGCGGCCTCCAGCCTGCGCGGGgcgccgctgctgccgccgcccaCCCGGAGCCCCTGCTCGCTCGCGCCCGCGCAGCTCCCGGTCGCGAATGGCCAGGCCCACGCGGGCCCCGCATTTATACCGGGGCAGCCGTCGCCCTCTAGTGTCCAAATCTGACCACCGGCGACGGCGGCGCGGAGCCTCCTGGGTCTTAGCGCCTGTTTTCCGGAGGGGGCGGTGAGTGGGGCCGGAGCGCGGCGCTGGCGGGGAGAGGCCACGGCGCAACGCCCACTGCTCCTTGGGCTGAGAGCCAAACCCCGACGGACGCGCAGTGCCCCACCCTCTGCCAAGTGGTCGCCCTGTGCACACGCGGTTGGTGGCGTGGCCCCCTCCTCTAACCTCCCGAAGGCACCCACTTCCAGCCAACGGCGGGGAGCCCAGAGCGCCAAGACGCTGCGCAGAGGGCTGGTGGAGCGCAAGTGTTGGTCTCAGAGTTACTGTGGCACGGTCTCGCTTTAAAAGCTAGAACCAGTCCTGTCCAGGGTCTCTGGAAGGCGGCGGCGTAGAgaagggcgggggtgggggtgggggtggggtggcagggaACAGTTTTGGACCTACGGCCCAACACACACCGCCGCATGGAAAGGCTGAGGGGAGAGGTCCGGGGCGCGGTCATTTTGCATCTTTATCTCTGATCTCCAGGAGATCCCACTGATTCCGCGCGGAAGACCCTCTTTCCCCGTCCGCCTCTTGCTGTACTCTGGGGTCTTATCCACTCTGCAGCGCCGGGCGCTAGGACCCGCGGGGAGCAGAGGGACAGGGAGGCGGCTGCGGCCCGGGAGCCGGGAGGACCCGGCCGGCCGATCCGCCTGGGcttgaaaactttttctttttaattacttctCCTAGCCGGAGCGCTAGGGTTGCTAGGCGTGCGGGATTGGCGCTACAACCGGGCGCGGGGCCGCCAATTTTTTCCTGCGGGACGGGCCGAGCTGGATTCCCGGGCGGGCGGGGCGCACAGAGGGAGAAGGCGAACTTGTCTCCGGGGCTGGGATCCCGAAGCGGGGCTGGCGGTCAACGGGGTTGGAATCCACCGCCTTCGCCCCTACTACCCATTCAGGTGGGCTCCGAGGCGGGAGCGGGAGTGTCGAGGGAGCCGGAGCCTCGGAGGGagtctggcggcccagggtccgaGCACCTACCGGAGGAACGCAGCTGGGAGGTTCCCAGGGCACTGGGTCCCCGGGGTCTTGGGGAACAAGGCGGCCAGGCCCGGGTGGCCCGTGGGTGCTGCGCCGCCTCCGCACTCACTGCTGCCTGGGGAAGGGGTTTACGGCAGCGCTTCTCCCCAGCCACGTGGCGACTCGAGCGTTCTATATCGGGATCGTGGGGACAGCGGGGCTCCCAGAGGGCCTCGTGGGTCCGCAAGtcgcccctgcctctgccccccaCCGCCCCTTACGACTTCCTGCACTGATGCCCGACTCCGCCTGAGTGCTGGTTGGAGGTGTCCCTGCCTGTGAACCGCCGGGCAGCGCAGGTCAAGGCCCCCTCCCAGAGAGTGGCCTTCCAAAACCCGGCGAGGCGCCACAAGCCGCCCAGGAGCCCTCCAGGAGGCGCCCCGCAAAAGCAGGGCCCGGGGAGGCCGAGCTGCCACTCTACTGTGGTCACAAGAAGCATCTTGGTCTGGGGAACGCATCCTGTGCTTTAATCAAGTTCCTATTCAACTTATGCCCAATGATTAATGGCCCAACTGCTTCGCTGTTTTGCCCAGAGCTCTCACACACGGTACTTAGCTTGATGCTTTTGGACTGGGAGTAAACGGAGATTCGTTGGATGAATAGGCTGTGGGAGCTGAGGAGCTGTTCTCTGGACCAGAGGCAGGCCCCATTTGTACACCATGACCTATGGACACCTGGAGGGAAACCCAAAGCAGGAGTgggcttttcattttttctgcagTGCCCAAAATAGGGGCCTGTCTCAGTGTGGGGACAAAGAAAAAGACTACTGAGAGGGTCCTGTTCCTAGCTGTACACCTGGTCTCCTGCCCAGGGCTGCTGTTTACTGTGCAGGAGGTGGGAATGTCTCCTCCTAGGATCTAAGGAGACCGCAGGGCTGGGGAGCATTGGAACAAGGCCTTGCCAATAGAGTGTGTGGGGGCCAGAGAGGCACCAAGTGGGGCCCACACCCAGGTCCTCCCCCAGTGGAACCAGAATTCTCCCCAGAGGCCTGCTCTGTGCAGGGTGCTCCGTGCCCAGAGATGAGTAAGAAGCGGCCCCGGCCCTCCTGGAGCTCCGGGCACAGTCAGGGGGTCACACAGAGTCTGCTGGGAGACACGGGCCTCCTCGCAGAGGAGGTGACACTGAAAGAGCAGGGGAGGCAACTGGGAAGAGGCACTTCGTCCATTAATTCATCAACCATCTGTCAGGAGGCACAAGTCGGGATGAAGGATGTGTGTGCTGCAGTAAAGGGACATCCTGCCCCGTGGAATATAGGGCTCCAGAGGAGGGACCAGCCAATTTTGTCTAGGGAGGTGCTGGGGGCtaaattgtgtctccccaaattcttgtgttgaagccctaactcccaatgtgactgtGTTCCTGAGAggggcttttaggaggtaattaaggttaactgaggtcataagggtggggtcctaatctgataggattggtgactttataaaaagaggaagagagggagatctctctctctcagccttgtGAGGATACGGAGAAGGCAGCatttacaagccaggaagagagccctcaccagatgcccaccctgctggcaccctgatcgcagactgccagcctccagactgtgagaaaactAGTTTCTTTGCTTAAGCCAGCCAGtccgtggtattttgttatgggagCCCAAGCTGACCAAGACAGGAGGTGAGAGAGGGCTTCATGCACGATGGACCTTTGAGCTGCagcttgaaggatgagcaggaattTGCTAGAAGAATAAGCAGACGGAACGGCAGGTGCAAAGGTGGAGAGGCTTCGAGAGCATGGCATATTCTGGTAACAAAGGACAGGATGTTTGATGGGCTGGACTGCAAGGATTGCTGGGGAGGGGCCTAGATAAGGCTGGATCGCAGACAGGGCTGGGTTCATGGCCAAGGCCACTCCAGGTGAAGGAGAGAGCCTGTTTCACAGCCTTCTGCCATCCAGCTTTTAGCAGGGGAGCACTGTGAGCCAATTTGGGTCCCTGAAAAGCTGCTCTGGTGGGGGGCTGGAAAGAGGAGCCAAAAACAATGGAGACCTGAGGCCCCTGGTGGGGATAGAGGGCCGGAATGGATTTGAAGGACTTGGAGGCTGGGCGGGGCCGAATGCCTGACTTCTGGCTGGGGTTACCATCCCCCATCATATGTAATGCAGGGAAAGTAGAgggtcccctcccagcccctggggccgTGGAGTCCCACAATGCGCACACGAGACACCCGCCTGCCTGCTCTGAGGTCTGAGGAGAGGACACGGCCCAGGAACAGATCCACatgccatcttctttttttcctttgaggccTAAGAGAACACCTTGGGACGAGGAGGAAGTTGTTCAGAGGGCAGGGAGTGGTCTGTGGGTGGGCTGCCCAGAGGTGAGGGAGTGTCTAGGGGGCCTGAGGCCAACGAGTCCTGGAGCTGCTCTGAAGCAAGAATCGGCTGCAGAACCTGGGTCGACCCCAGGGTTGGTAGAGCCACCTTCCACGGGAGGTGCCCACGGCTGGAAGGGGATAGTGGCCTGATAGGACGTGTGGACATTCAGCATTTGGCTGGAATCACCTGGCAGGGAGATGGCTCTGTGGCTCGTGCTCAACCAGACAGAGCCAGCAACAAGAGAAGCTCGTAAATCCTCTCTCTGACCACCTTTACAATCTTTCTTTTTCGTCTTTAATGACGGCACTGGGCAGTCTCTGGGGAGAGACCTGAGGGAGAGCTCTCCAATAAGCTCTGGCCTCAGTGTCCTGGCGGGGCCGTGGGGCAGGAACCCCAGCTCCGACAGGCTGCCAGCTCTACGGGCTTGACTTCTGCCACTGCAGGGCCCGGGGAAAGGAGAGGCTGTGGTCTACTGTTCACAAAGGAGAGAATCAGCAACAGAAGGGAAAACGCATTTCGTAGGCCAGCTCAGAAGAGGAGGCTGCACGTTGGGGAGACGGTGAGCCGGGGCCCTCCGCTTGTGAACTATGGTCCTGAGTTTTGGGTGCTCCAGGATGCAGCCTGCTTCAGAGTATTCTGAACTACACTAACCGTTTTGAGAAGAACAACAGAGCCCtagaagtttttatttaactttgatTCAACTTTCCTAATGCAACACACACAAGAGAATTAGCACGTAAGTTTGAAAACCAATCAAATTTGGAAGAGCAGAACCTGAATGAACTCTTCTGATTTAGTTTTCCAACTTTATCCAAAGCTAAATGGATGTAAGACCGGTCACTCCAAAGCAGGACTGGTTAAGATAATTAATAAGGACTAAGTAAGATAAGATAAAAGACAAGAATGACATTTTTCAGGCACAGTTTGCACTCCGGCTGGGGCCCGAGGGTCTAGCGCAGTGCACCTAATGCAGTGGCTCAAGAAGACACCGCAAAGGCCTTCCTCAGACTAGGACATGCGAAACACAGCAGGACATGCTTTTTATTACAAACGCACTGGCTGACGAGTCTTATGCTTTAGATATTGACACGCAGAGCATATGAACACAGTGGCCTGTCAGCCAAGAGTCTACTGTTTCTCAACGTCGGACTCCAGGCACTTGAAGAAGCCATTCTCATCACCCATTAGATTATACTGGGAGGCCCAGTGGTGTGGGAGGCTCCTCAGACCTGTTAAAACCCCTGCTTCGTcatttactagctgggtgaccttgggaaagttactgaatttctctgagcctctgccttcttttctgtaAATTGGGGAAATAATAAATTGTAGTTTATTCTCAGCTCGTTCCAGGGCAAACCACCCAGAAGTAATGCGGAACATTATAGGGCAGAGTTAATTTTCATTATGTGCTAGAAATGACTTAACTTTAAAATCTCAACCGTGAATACTCAGGTCAGTAAAAAATCCGCATCGGCAGATTCATGGGCATCAGCTGATTCcagttttctcttaattttcatcTACTACAatgtgtgtgtggtttctttttttgcttttattgtttgtttattttatttgcttgcaACTGCTGGCAGATAAGTAGTAACAGGAAGcaaagattttagaaaaagaaaattgagtcaaaatttaaaattcagaaaattctgTCCAGTATCTTAATTTTGTTCAGCAAATTGGGACCCCACAACTGCCCTCCAGCGTTTCGGGAGCACTGCAGAAAGCAAGCAGTGGATGTGGGCAGGCCCGCCCCACATTTCTGTGGAATCTGGAACAAGAATACAAATGGCAGCCCCCATACCAtctgtttaaatattaaacattatcAATCAAATGGAGAAACTGTTAGATAAAACATGTTCTACCTTCCTGCTTTGACAAATATGTTTTTGTCATGTCCTAGAAGGCCAGATTTGAATGTAGAATTTGACTCTGGAAGATGGTGGCACCAGGAAGAAGCCacccccttctcttcccacccctTGTGCCGTCCCCCACCAGAAGGGTCCTTAGGCAGGTGTGTGTAAATTCCCAGCACAGGGCTCAAACGCTGCCCATACCCCCTAAAAATTGCCCCCCTCCTGTAGCCCCTTGGACCGAGGGCATGCACACTGCCCAGGGCCTGGTGAAGCGGCTCAGGCAGCAGGCTCTGGGCTGTTTGGACAGGAACTTCCTTCGCCCAGTAAGCTCCTCACCACAAGAGAAGGGAGCAGCCAGAGGAGGGCATGAATGGGGCCCTTTAAGGCGGGGCCCAGCTCGGGGGCCCTAGTCAGTCCCTGAGTCTAAGGGTGGtacggggggggtgggggcggccaCCAGGTAGGATCTCAATGCCCTGGCGGGGCCAGCACTCATTCAGTGCACGCAGGAGAGCCGTGACACCACTGCTTCCGGCCTTGTTTGGAGGCCCAGGCCTTGCTTCCGTTGGAGGACACGTCAGCCAGCATCCCCAGTGCATCTCACCACAGACGTCCTGCTTCCACCCGCCTCGCTCTCTCACCTGGACCAGTGCAGCAGCCTCTACCTGGTCTGGCTGCTGTCCTCCTGGCCTCCTTGTCCCCCAGCTCTCCCCACAAAGCAGCCTGAGTTACCCTTTAAACACGCGCTGGGGTCGCATCCCTCACCTGCTTTGACCTCCGAGACCACCCACTGCATGTGGAAGAAGGTGCACGGGGTCCCAGCCTGGCTGCGAGGCCCTGCCTCATCTGGCCTCACTTCTCCTTACACCTCAGACGCCTCTCGACTCCCCTCTTGCTCCCCACCATGTGCTTGGGCACGCCAGCATCTCCCAGCCTCAGGGCGCTGCGCTCTGCTCCTGGCTTTGCTCCCTGGAGTGGCCCTCCCAGAGGCTGGCACgactccttccttcctgtcaTTCGAGTCTCACCTTCCCCAGGAGGTTCCTCTTAGGTCCGGGTTGCACCCTGGCAcccctccccctcactccctAGGCCATTGTGCCTTTCATTTTCCTCATAGCACTCTCTGGAAAACGGTcttgtttacttattttacttGTTCCCTGTCTGGCTTCCCCACTAGGATGCCAGCTCCAcaaagacaggactttgtcctgTTCTGCCTATTTCCAGAGCTAGAACAGGCCTTGGCATATGGTAGagcctcaaatatttgttgaatgaacacagGATGGATTCTATTCAAGAAAACTGCTCCCCAGCCACCCTCCCAGAACTCAACTTGTTCCCAAGCCTAGGAGGGCTGCTTGAGGGTGGCCtcaagggatgctgggaaggcCCCGACCCCCTGGGTCAGGACTCCCCAGGGCAGACCCATCTGGAGCCTCCTGCAGCTGTGCCAGGCAGCATTGCCAGGGCCTGGAGAGTCTGCACGGTGCCTTTGGGCTAACTTGAAAGAAGCCCCCTTAGGCAGATGTGGCCCCCAGGGGCTTGGCTGAGTAGAAAGTGCCTCTGTCGGGAGGAAAAAGGGCCCCTTTCTCTGGAGAGGTACAGCCCAGCCAGGAcacaaggcttgatgagtggaggcCTCCCGAACTGGGCTCGTTTGTATAATGCAAACTTCTCAGCCTGCAGGACAACCCTGAAGCGCCCCCTCCACCTGGGCTCCAGAGCACCCCCTGTCTGTAGGGCACCGCTGGAAGGGTGCCCCAGGAAGGCAAGACTGAGTCCTTGGACGTGTCTGGACATCAGATCCACCTGGGAGAGTGGGCCTGCCCTGATGCAGGCTCAAGGGGGAGTCAGGCTGCTCCAGAACGTGGACCTGAAGAACCCACGACTCAAGAGATGGGGTGCGGCCCCTTCCACCCCACTCCTGTGCACTCACCATTTTGACCCCGTTCCTTCTCCTTCCTAATCCCAAGGA encodes:
- the CEBPA gene encoding CCAAT/enhancer-binding protein alpha; this translates as MESADFYEVEPRTPMSSHLQSPQHAPSSAAFGFPRGAGPAQPPAPPAAPEPLGGICEHETSIDISAYIDPAAFNDEFLADLFQHSRQQEKAKAAAAPAGGGGDFDYPGAPGGPGGAVMPGGAHGPPPGYGCTAAGYLDGRLEPLYERVGAPALRPLVIKQEPREEDEAKQLALAGLFPYQPPPPPPPHPHPPPAHLAAPHLQFQIAHCGQTTMHLQPGHPTPPPTPVPSPHPAPALGAAGLPGPGGALKGLSAAHPDLRAGGGGGGGSGSAGKAKKSVDKNSNEYRVRRERNNIAVRKSRDKAKQRNVETQQKVLELTSDNDRLRKRVEQLSRELDTLRGIFRQLPESSLVKAMGNCA